TgaggcacagccagttaagcctcctgcaatgtgggcattccatatgggtgctggttcacgtctcGGCTGCTCTAGTTcctaattccctgctaatgtgcttggaatatgagcggaaggtggtccaagtacttgggtacctgatacccacatgggaaaccaggatggagttactggctactggatcagcctggcccagccacggtcattgcagccatttggggagtgaaccaatgaatgggatctctctctctctctctctctctctctttctcgctgcatctttcaaataaaataaatcttaaaaaaaaaagttttccactCTTTCCGTGTGCACACTCACTCACAGGCTGCCAGAAAGTCCTCTCCATAGATGGCCCTGACCTCCGGGCCAGCGCGCTCCCAGGCCGCCCCTAAGGACTGCATGAATCTCTTCGGGTCCGCCATGTTGGTCTTGAAGGCACCAGGCTCAATGATGGCCACCTTCACCCCGAAGGGGGAGAGCTCCCTCCTGCAAGGCAGAGCGGCAGTGGGCACAGACACAGTGCTCAtggaatccacacacacacatccccacaCACAATAAACCCCACAGAGCACTGGGGTGCAgaggccagggagcagggagggcacAGCTGGGGAATGGCACTGGGACACAGCGCTGCTTCTGCTCGGGGCCCACGCATTGGACCCCCAGGCACTCATTGGCTGTAAGTCAGACATATTCTGCCACCAATCACTGCCATGCTGTGCCCTCCGGTCCCCTCACAGCCCATGCAGCCCCAGGTCCCGCACatagaaccccccccccccgctcctccACCCCCACACAACTTCTCCCAGCCTGGTCCCAGCTCAGCCATGGCCACCGTCTTCCGGGGAGTGTCCGTCTGCCTCTGGCCTTGCCTCCCACACTCAGAGCCATGCCCTGTCCTCCTGCCAGGGCACTCTCTcgacccagactggactgagtggCTCCCTGATTCAATCTCTCCCATGGGGCTCCATGCCAACAGCAGGATGCACAGCCCCACCCAGGGCCCTGGACCCCCAGAAGCCCACTGTGCCCACCTGTCCACCTGCCAGGCCCTGCCTAGTCTTCCCCTCCAAGAGCACCCCAATACCTGAGGGAGTCCGAGAAGGCCTCTACGCCATGCTTGGAGATGCAGTAGCCGCCACCAAACAGCGACAGGCGGCCCATGACACTAGAGACATTGACCACACGGCCCCTGGCCTTCCTCACTGCGGGCAGCAGGCTCAGGGTCACCTCGATCGTCCCCAGCAGGTTCACGTTGAGCACGTCCACAAAGTCCTGTTTGGTCAGCCACTGGCTGGGGGCCGTGGGCATGGAGACACCAGCGTTGTTCACCAggccccagagccctgggaaAGGAGCGGGCAGCTCTAGGCTGTGTATGTGCAGTGTGGACACAGTTGTGGTCCAAGTTCATGTCCCAGTGGGATTTATTGATTGTGTGCATAACGATGTGTGACATCGGGAAAAGAGGGACAGGGCGGAAATGATGCATGGTGATGCGGGTGTCAGGGTGTGCACGTACTTTAAGCTACTGGTGGTTGGGAGCAAAAAGACCACCTTTGCACCCTTGTCCTAAGCTCATAAGCCCCCAGCCCACTCGGCATTGGGAAAATTCCCTGGAAGACAAGCGGGGGTGGGACGGGGAGAGACAGGTCATTGGGATTTGGAACAGTCAGAGTTCCTGACCCATGACTCTCAGATCAACAGGACCAGGAGTTTTTGGTGGGCAAGggccagggaggtgggggagacagCTTGGCCCTGGGCATACTGGGAAGAACATAAGTCCTTACTACCCATAAACCTTCCCTGACCTCCGAGAAAGGAATACTTGGATCCTATTATTGTATTCTGTTTAGATAATATTGTGAGCATATGAACAGACTTCCATTGCCAGGAAAAGCAGGAAGCAAGCATCAACAGCCAGCAGGGTAGGAGAGCTGTGACAGTGCTGTGACGGTCTCTCAAGGCTGGGAGGCACGGACACTGAATGCCAGGTGTTGGAGATGTGGTGATGGAAACGCTGATCTCAAGGTGCACTCTGGAGCGAGTCATCAGCTCTGGAGGGTGGGATTAGGGTGAACGTGGTTTCACCCTGACCCTCTTCTGTGCTTTCTGGAAAGAGTGTGTTTTACATTTCCAATCAGAGAAAGACAAACCAATGATCTCTAGTTTTACATACAGAGCAGGCAGCCTAACACGGCAGAATAGGATCTACCATGGGTGTGGGTGCAAAAGTCCCTCAGCGTTCCCAACCTCAGTTCTCCTAAGTCAGGCACAGATGACCTTAAAGCCTTGCAGAGGGGAGAAATGTGATGGATCCAATAAGAAGTGCAGAGCTCCtgcgcctggctccagcctccagcctggcccagtcccccaGGGCCCGTGCCAACCCCCAGGTCTGGCTCCAGATGCAGCCTTTGGCCACAGGGTCAGCCCTAAGCCTAGCTGGGCTCAACTTGGGGCTCCGTGCAATCACTGCAGGAGTTCTGCTCTGAGGAACCTGACGTTCAAACCcttgaaagtaaaatttaaaacaaaaaccttggCATTTCCCCAGTTAGCAGGCAGGCAGTGTTTCCTTTGCACAGAGTGAAGCAGCCAGCAGacgggagcagggaggggctggtacCTCGGTCCCCCACGcgctcctgcacccactgggcGGCGGCCGCGATGCTCTCGGTCTTGGTGACGTCCAGGGTCACCGTCTCCACCCTGTCCGATGTCTGGCGCCTCAGCTGCTCGGCCCCCTCCTCCGTCAGACACGCAGCCAGCACCCTCAAGCCCCTCCTGTCCAGCTGTCTGGCCAGCAGGTTCCCGAAGCCCGAGTCACAGCCCGTGATGAAGACGAACTTGTCCAGGAGCTGGCTCACCACCTGCCTCTCCCGGTACCAGCGCACCAGGTAGTACAGGCCCACGAGGGCCGCCAGACACAGCCACATGGCTTTGCGGGGTCACGCACAGACAGGCTGCGGGGAAACCTGAGTGTGGCACCTGCTCCAGCAGAGGAGGGAGCAGCCAGAAGAACGCAGTAGGCAGCCTGACCTCAGGTGCTCTGGCACAGGCTCTGCCTTCCTACCTAACCAACGTCTGTCCAGAATGTTTTTTAAATCGTgactcctcctctctgctctttGGACTTGTTTTGCAGGTGCCCAAACtcctatgcatggacttcaattttatttgaaccaaaacaaacatattttaattatatttcccattaactttttttaaataaggatttacttatttatttgagaggcagagttacagacagagagagaagtcttccgtccactggttcactccccaaatagcagtggctgggcccatctgaagccagaagtggaagtggaatagctgggacttgaactggagctcatatgggatgttggtgccgcaggtggaggtttaacctgctgtgccacaacactggccccctcccataaactttttgaagtacccttctctgtgtgtgtgtctatgtgtgtgtgtctatgtgtgtgtgtctatgtgtgtgtctgtgtgtgtctgtgtttgtgtctgtgtgtgtctgtgtgtgtctgtatttgtgtctctgtgtgtctgtgtgtgtgtctgtgtgtgtctgtgtgtgtctctctctgtgtgtgtgtttctgtgtgtctatgtgcgtctgtgtctgtgtgtgtctatgtttgtctgtgtgtgtctctctgtgtatgtctgtgtgtctgtgtgtgtctttgtgtgtctctctgtgtctgtgtgtgtgtctgtgtctgtgtgtgtgtctgtgtctgtgtgtctgtgtgtctgtgtgtgtctctctgtgtgtgtctgtgtctgtgtgtgtctgtgtctgtgtgtgtctctctgtgtctgtatgtgtgtctgtgtgtgtgtctgtgtgtgtgtctgtgtgtctgtgtctgtgtgtgtgtctctgtgtgtctgtgtgtgtgtgtctgtgtctatgtgtgtgtgtgtgtctgtgtgtgtctatgtgtgtgtctgtgtgtgactgtgactgtgtctgtgtgtgtatgtgtgctgctCAGCAACACTTCCCATTCTACtgatccctctctgcctttctgtgcacacacagatgcacactcaggTAACCACACGGAGCCCACACACAATGGCATCACTCGAAGGTCTGGTTTGTCTACACATCCTGTCTGACCACACTGCCAGACCCAGGCCTTCCTTAGTGCAAGACAATCTCACTGGGGAGCGGCAGTCACCGGCAAGACACAGTGGACGGAATCCCCTCTCTGAGCCTGCACGTCCTCTTCCGGCTCAGCATCCAGACTCGCCCCTCGGAGAACCAAGTCAGAGTCTCTCCAGGAGTGGAAGcgggaggagagagggcaggaggaggtCCCCTCCTGGGATGAGCGCTCTGCAAAGAAGGTGGGGGGATGCCAAGGGGGTCGGGCATCAGcagcagagaaagggaaggaggactGGCACTGGGGACCCCAGGAGTGGAAGTCCCAGAGTTGCAGggaggggtgagagggaggttgggggagaaGTTCCTGCCTCCATCAGAGGCTCCCGTGCAGCTGGCCCAGAGGGAGGAgatgaagggtgtgtgtgtgtgtataggcaTACGCAGATCCCAGCCCTGCCCAAAGGGCTCCCCCGTACCAGCAGGGGGCGCATTGAACCCGGGAGCGTCATTCCTCCAGCGGAGGCCGCGCTAGCTCCTGGGGCGAATCCAGGGAAGCCCTAGGGGAGACGAAGAGGGCAGAAGACGACAGAACCCGCAAATCCTAATCGTGGCTGTCAGAGAGGCTAAGGAGCGAGGCAGGAGCCAAACGTCTCTGCGGGCGTCTCCCGGGCGCATACACACGCCCTCCGccagcctcctgcccaggccGTCCTCACCCTGACCCCTGCGCCTCGGCCTCCTGGGGAGCCACAGCCCAGACAGATCCAGGACCCAGGGCCCAGACTGAGTCCCTGCGTGCTCCGGCCACGCGCGGCCCCTACTGGCGGTGGCCCTCGGGGTGTGGGCCCCAGGGGAGCCCGGCTCAGCCTGGCAGTGAGGGCCCCAGCCGCGCCCCCTTCTCCATCTTAGCTGGGCtttgcagggggagggggcagtgtcgGAGATGGAGGCACAGCTGGAAGGGCGCGAAGGGGCGCCTCGCCAGACCTGGGACCCgccctgcagcccacagccccCACCAAGTGTGCAGTGGGTCCCAGAGACAAGagacccctgccccgcccaccgcGCCTAAGaccgggggggtggggtggggagtgtttTGAGGTGGGCGCTCAGGGACCCTTGCTCCCAGGAGGCtggcagggaagggaaggaggagatgcGCTGCGGTGACAGCCCCAGGCCCCTGATGGGACCCTCCTGCCCCTGTGCAGGTTCCCGGTCTGACCCGACCCTTGCTGAGGGGAAGGGCTGCGTGGAGCAGGGTGTCTGTGCTCCGGCTTTGTTTTCTGGTGGCAGTTGTCCTGTGGTGACCGAAGTGCACCCTTGAGTGGCAGTCCTTTGGGACAGTTGCACCTCAGTGCAAACCCAGAGCCCAGCATGGAGggtggcccctccctggcactgtGGAGGGGACTTGTGGGGAAGGACCCCCTCAACGCCTACCATCCCCCCAAATGGGGCTGGGACGCACAGTAGCAGCCTGTACTCCGCGATAGTGTGTCGTGTAGTTATGGGAGAGTGTGAATGAGTGAGTGTGCAGGGTTTGATAGGACTGGGGGGCTTCGCCTGAGAGGGAAGCTCTAGCTTGGCTGTTGGATTGGAGCCAGGGGACTCCCTTTGGGCTCCTGGCAGTCCCTTCCCTGTCTTCTGGGTCCTCAGCATGCAGAGTCCAACACCAGACACCGtccatgcctcccagggtgtgtacctCGCTTTGCTGTTACTGCACAAAAGGCTCCATGCccttgattttttatttctgtattcatttgagagagagggaattacagacagaggaagtgaaaggtcttccatcctctggttcactccctaaatggtcagaatggctggagctgggctgatcagaagccagcagcctcctctgggtctcccacgtgggtgcaggggcccaagcacttggatcatcttcagctgctttccctggacacagcagagagctggattggaagaggagcagaagggaCACGAACTGgagtccacatgggatgtgggtgctgcaggcagaggcttagcccactacgccatagcgctggccccaccacccCTTGATTTTAGTGCTGGGGGAAAAACTGAGACCCCCGAGGTGCCGCTGccagctgcaggagcccaggaacctGCAACCATGCTCTCTGGGAGCATCAGGAAGCCGGCAACATGCAGACCCAGGTCTCAGCAGGTATTAGGTGGTTCCAGAAGGTTCCAGCCCCGGAAGTTCAACACGGGTTAGAGGACAAGGACAAATGGGCCACAGAAGTGACATGGGCCTGGGCCCTGAGGGACAGCAGGAGCACATCTGCACTGACCCTGCAGCCCAGCGCAGCCActgaggggaggggctggagctccCCCACACAGGGGTTGGGACCCCTCAGTCTGCACTGTCAACCTTTCTCGTCCTGGTCTCTAACCCTGCCACTCTGGGTGCCTTTCGAAGTCTGGAGAGGGGAGCAAGTGCCCCTCCCACCAAGGCAGGGAGACCGAGAAGGCAGGGACAGCTCTCCCTTGGGTGGTCCTGCTCATCCCTGACCTCCAGAAACTCCCCCAATGCTTCTTCCCACAGGCCCACAGCCCCAGACTCCACAAGGTCAAGGCTGGGAAATCACTGTGTGTGTCTGAAATGTgtgacttttatttaaaaaaaaaaaaagcaaaagaaaaccatGGTTTCAGGACAAATACAAAATTGGTTCCTAGGTCCCATGCCAGGCCTGATATGAAATTTCCATCCTATGGGAAGGTGCAGACTGGCCAGGGCCAAGGGACACCCTGGCTATGTggacaggaggcagagcaggtgcgGGCAGAGCCTCCATCCCTTGTGTGGCTTCCTCGGGGTTGACCACGAGGCTTGAGTGGCTGCCCAATTCAACTGAGCTCCCTGTTCTACTGCCGAGTTCTTGGGTCTTCCCTCCTAATGGGCCCAGAGCTGGTACCCCAAGAGTGTCCTGGGGACAGGTAAAGACGAAGGCAGGCCCTGGTGACATGACACCTTCCCCGCCCCTTCCACCTCTCCCCGAGGTGCcccttcactcactcactcaacaTCCAACTCTGCACCACCAGGCGCCCTGGGCATGGCTTCACAGGGCCTGAGCTGGCCGTGGGGTGCCCCAGTAGACCATGGCGTCCACAAGGAAGGTGGGCATGTAGCTCATGGGGATGTAGAAGAGCTTGGCGTCCCAGCCGGGCGAGTAGCGGGTGCGGGGGTGGCAGGCGGTCAGCGCGTGCTCCATGCAGTCCGTCACCAAGGACAGATCCTCTGTGTACTTTTGCTCCATAGATTTACTTGATTGCATGTCTGTACGGAATAGGAAACAACCCAGGTATATTCCCACCTCCACTGCTCCTGCTTTGGGGTCAACTTAGGAAGGGACATTTCTCTTAAGAATTCATGTCACCCACCCCCAAAACCCATGCCCAATATCTCATCCATCGAATTCCCCTGGAAGTGCCCACTGTCCCAACAAGAGGAACAGCTGTTCTGGTCACTCTTCCTGGGGATCCCTGGGTTGCACGAATTCAAAGTCTCAGCCAACACTCACGCCATCTAAGCACATAAGGACTAGCTGTCTCTGACACCAGTCCACAAGTCCAGGCGTGCCTTCCTGTTCTGGCTTCACGTCGCCCCTTAGAATAATCGAATGTTTTAATGAAACAGCGGTTCTATGTTTGAACCAGCCTGGACACTTGCTTAGGTGCCCAGTTGACCACACAGCACCATGGAAATGGGACTTGTACATCTGCacttgctggggtggggggtggggtggtagCAGAGGCGCAGACACATCCTGATACTGCTGGAGGTGCTCATGCTGACCCAGATTCCAAATAAGGAGGTGCTTCTCTCCCCATCGCCCAGAGCTCACTCACAGGCTGCCAGAAATTTCTCGCCATACAACTCCTTGACCTCTGAGCTGACCCGGTCCCACAGTCCCCTGAAGCTCTGGATGAATCTCTCGCTACTCGTTACCCTAGTCTTGAAGTAGCCGGGCTCGATGATGGCCACCTTCACCCCAAAGTAGGACAGCTCCCTCCTAGAagacagggagatggagaggaaggacTTCTGTGGTCTCGGGTGGTAGCACACACACAAGAAACAAGACAACCTCCTTGTAGAATCGGGGTGACGTAAACTGGGATAATATGCAGCATCCCCAGGGTACAAACTCTGATAGCATTGCCCCAGAAATGTGGGATGCTTATTCAAAGAGCTCCAAATCCTACCTGTTCTGCTGCAAGGTACTGCAAGCAATACTGCCCCCTCTGTAGCCCTCAATCCCACGGATCACCAGGCTTTGTCCGTTTCACCTCCTCCATGCTGCCCATCCATGCCCACCCTGGTCAGGTCCCTGGCCCTCTCCTGGCTGAATCATTGCCGCCATCTTCCATGGAGCCTCTCTGTCTTTGGCCTTGGCCCCTGGACTCGGAGCCATGCCCTGTACTGCAGCCAGGGGGCTCCCAGATGCTGACTGGACTAAGTGGTTTCCCTGACTCAATCCCTTCCATGGAACGAAGTGTGGCACCTGCCCAGGGTCCCTGGCCTACCACAAGCCCACCACCCTCCCTCTGGTCAGACCCAGCCATGTCCATTCCCTCCAAGAGCACCCCCATACCT
The window above is part of the Oryctolagus cuniculus chromosome 11, mOryCun1.1, whole genome shotgun sequence genome. Proteins encoded here:
- the LOC100343254 gene encoding retinol dehydrogenase 16, coding for MWLCLAALVGLYYLVRWYRERQVVSQLLDKFVFITGCDSGFGNLLARQLDRRGLRVLAACLTEEGAEQLRRQTSDRVETVTLDVTKTESIAAAAQWVQERVGDRGLWGLVNNAGVSMPTAPSQWLTKQDFVDVLNVNLLGTIEVTLSLLPAVRKARGRVVNVSSVMGRLSLFGGGYCISKHGVEAFSDSLRRELSPFGVKVAIIEPGAFKTNMADPKRFMQSLGAAWERAGPEVRAIYGEDFLAAYAKMSENGLKACKVDLSMVTDCMEHALTACHPRTRYLPGWDAKLFYIPMSYMPTFLVDAVLSWGTPRPAQAL